One genomic segment of Lysobacter sp. 5GHs7-4 includes these proteins:
- a CDS encoding ABC transporter ATP-binding protein, translating into MQPTAQAPEPTSDPAIVSIAGLTKSYAGGFQALKGIDLNIRQGEIFALLGPNGAGKTTLISIVCGIVNPSSGTVRVDGHDILRDFRAARAKIGLVPQELATDAFESVWDTVKFSRGLFGKAPNPKYLEQVLRDLSLWDKKNAKIMALSGGMKRRVLIAKALSHEPKVLFLDEPTAGVDVELRRDMWNMVSALRASGVTVILTTHYIEEAEEMADRIGVINHGEIVLVEDKAALMRKLGKKQLTLHLQAPLQRLPETLAGPALELTADGNELVYTFDAQAEETGIADLLRRLGEHGIDFKDLRTTQSSLEEIFVSLVRSDARGAKA; encoded by the coding sequence ATGCAGCCGACCGCGCAAGCGCCCGAGCCCACGTCCGATCCAGCCATCGTCTCCATCGCCGGCCTGACCAAGTCCTACGCCGGCGGTTTCCAGGCCCTCAAGGGCATCGACCTGAACATCCGCCAGGGCGAAATCTTCGCCCTGTTGGGGCCTAACGGCGCCGGCAAGACCACGCTGATCAGCATCGTCTGCGGCATCGTCAATCCCAGTTCGGGCACGGTGCGCGTCGACGGCCACGACATCCTGCGCGACTTCCGCGCCGCGCGCGCCAAGATCGGCCTGGTGCCGCAGGAGCTGGCCACCGACGCCTTCGAAAGCGTCTGGGACACGGTCAAGTTCAGTCGCGGGCTGTTCGGCAAGGCGCCCAATCCTAAGTACCTGGAGCAGGTGCTGCGCGACCTGTCGCTGTGGGACAAGAAGAACGCCAAGATCATGGCCCTGTCCGGCGGCATGAAGCGGCGCGTGCTGATCGCCAAGGCGCTGTCGCACGAGCCCAAGGTGCTGTTCCTGGACGAGCCCACGGCCGGCGTCGACGTCGAGCTGCGGCGCGACATGTGGAACATGGTGTCGGCGCTGCGCGCCAGCGGCGTGACGGTGATCCTGACCACGCACTACATCGAGGAGGCCGAGGAAATGGCCGACCGCATCGGCGTGATCAACCACGGCGAGATCGTGCTGGTCGAGGACAAGGCCGCGCTGATGCGCAAGCTCGGCAAGAAACAGCTGACCCTGCACCTGCAGGCGCCGCTGCAACGGCTGCCCGAGACGCTGGCCGGCCCGGCGCTGGAACTGACCGCCGACGGCAACGAACTGGTCTACACCTTCGACGCCCAGGCCGAGGAAACCGGCATCGCCGACCTGCTGCGCCGCCTGGGCGAGCACGGCATCGACTTCAAGGACTTGCGGACCACGCAGAGTTCGCTGGAGGAGATCTTCGTCAGCCTGGTGCGCTCCGACGCGCGGGGAGCGAAGGCATGA
- a CDS encoding NAD-dependent epimerase/dehydratase family protein codes for MNTHKRALVLGASGGIGGELAVRLVRRGWEVHALQHRSRMAGHRGNGIYWWRGDAMNRDDVLQAAKGAALIVHAVSPSVYQDGDTQSLPMLQHTLDAAVAGRARVLLPAAACNYGPTAGAGEDAPQRPLTRRGALRADMERRLRDAVAQGARALVVRSGDHFGPHAGHSWFSQAMVEPGRAVSGVRYPGRAGIGHQWCYLPDLAETMLRLIESEERLGAYESFHVGGHWDADGRAMTAAIARAIGNPDLRVKRFPWSLLRMSTPLLPMLRDIAEQRRLWMEPVRLDNRRLLDFLGEEPRTALDVAVRDTLYAMGCLQSEPMPLAPTRVAAPEVMPSELALLERVWLDRVLEGVQARSARDAERVLPIAA; via the coding sequence ATGAACACCCACAAACGTGCCCTGGTCCTGGGCGCCAGCGGCGGAATCGGCGGCGAGCTCGCGGTGCGGCTGGTGCGGCGCGGCTGGGAAGTGCATGCGCTGCAGCACCGCAGCCGCATGGCCGGCCACCGCGGCAACGGCATCTACTGGTGGCGCGGCGACGCGATGAATCGCGACGACGTGCTGCAGGCGGCCAAGGGCGCCGCGCTGATCGTGCACGCGGTCAGTCCGTCCGTCTATCAGGACGGCGACACGCAGTCGCTGCCGATGCTGCAGCACACGTTGGACGCCGCCGTCGCCGGCCGCGCGCGCGTGCTGCTGCCCGCGGCGGCCTGCAACTACGGTCCCACGGCCGGCGCCGGCGAGGACGCGCCGCAACGACCGCTCACGCGCCGCGGCGCGCTGCGCGCGGACATGGAGCGGCGCTTGCGCGATGCGGTCGCGCAAGGCGCGCGCGCCCTGGTCGTGCGCAGCGGCGATCACTTCGGGCCCCACGCCGGCCACAGCTGGTTCTCGCAGGCGATGGTGGAGCCGGGCCGCGCGGTGAGCGGGGTGCGCTATCCCGGCCGCGCCGGCATCGGCCATCAGTGGTGCTACCTGCCCGACCTGGCCGAGACCATGCTGCGCCTGATCGAAAGCGAGGAACGGCTGGGCGCGTACGAAAGCTTCCATGTCGGCGGTCATTGGGATGCCGACGGCCGCGCCATGACCGCGGCGATCGCGCGCGCGATCGGCAATCCCGATCTGCGCGTGAAGCGCTTCCCCTGGTCGCTGCTGCGCATGAGCACGCCGCTGCTGCCGATGCTGCGCGACATCGCCGAGCAGCGCCGGCTGTGGATGGAGCCGGTGCGCCTGGACAACCGGCGCTTGCTCGATTTCCTCGGCGAGGAGCCGCGCACCGCGCTCGATGTCGCCGTGCGCGACACGCTGTACGCGATGGGCTGCCTGCAATCCGAGCCGATGCCGCTGGCGCCTACGCGCGTAGCCGCGCCGGAGGTCATGCCCAGCGAACTCGCGCTGCTGGAGCGCGTCTGGCTGGACCGCGTGCTGGAAGGCGTGCAAGCGCGGAGCGCGAGAGACGCCGAGCGCGTCTTGCCGATCGCGGCGTGA
- a CDS encoding glutathione S-transferase family protein, translating to MNPLPILYYGVPSGCSFGSIVALEWLGEPYALSRIEMPEVVTSAQFRRINPVGETPALMDEHGAVVTESMAILNHIAARGRERGLGYAQGSRDFDRLNRMLAYLNTSFFNAFAPLWYVLEHEVTDAEREALVNYGRAKVEKVHAELEAMIGEGPWLLGEQRSIADAYFIGIARWTRYHDVVDRSDYPKLQRLYEALEADPAVKFAHAIEDQTPAVSSGGFRGEIALAQTLPRLAQAA from the coding sequence ATGAATCCGCTGCCCATCCTCTACTACGGCGTGCCCTCGGGCTGCTCCTTCGGTTCCATCGTCGCCCTGGAATGGCTGGGCGAGCCCTACGCCCTGAGCCGCATCGAGATGCCGGAGGTCGTGACCAGCGCGCAGTTCCGCCGCATCAATCCGGTCGGCGAAACTCCCGCGCTGATGGACGAACACGGCGCCGTCGTTACCGAAAGCATGGCGATCCTCAACCACATCGCCGCGCGCGGCCGCGAGCGCGGCCTGGGCTACGCCCAGGGCAGCCGCGACTTCGACCGCCTCAACCGCATGCTGGCCTACCTCAACACGAGCTTCTTCAACGCCTTCGCGCCGCTGTGGTACGTGCTGGAGCATGAAGTGACGGACGCCGAGCGCGAGGCGCTGGTGAACTACGGTCGCGCCAAGGTCGAGAAGGTGCACGCCGAACTCGAGGCGATGATCGGCGAGGGCCCGTGGCTGCTGGGCGAGCAGCGCAGCATCGCCGATGCCTACTTCATCGGCATCGCGCGTTGGACCCGCTACCACGACGTGGTCGACCGCAGCGACTACCCCAAGCTGCAGCGGCTGTACGAGGCCCTGGAAGCCGACCCGGCGGTGAAGTTCGCGCACGCCATCGAGGACCAGACGCCGGCGGTGAGCAGCGGCGGCTTCCGCGGCGAGATCGCACTGGCGCAGACGTTGCCGCGGTTGGCGCAAGCGGCCTGA
- a CDS encoding LysR substrate-binding domain-containing protein — MLNLNDLILFAAAVEDGGFAAAGRRLGVPKSTVSKRVAELEAGLQARLIHRTSRSFTLTDVGRDFYEHARAALIETEAAEASVRRRVAEPSGRVRITASVPTAQLYLAAQLPRLAQRHPKLQLQLDVSDRFVDLVQEGYDIALRSHFAPLPDSGLVQRVLTVETVVLVASPGYLQAQGTPDAPARLTEHDGLLSAAGAGVWTLQHRDGGQAQVAPRARMSANESVALLHAASAGLGIACLPQGFCAQALDEGRLQRVLPDWHAGRVTTTLVMPHRRGLLPGVRATVEFLADCLRQAPDGAGAEG; from the coding sequence GTGCTGAACCTCAACGACCTGATCCTGTTCGCCGCCGCGGTCGAGGACGGCGGTTTCGCCGCCGCCGGCCGCCGCCTGGGCGTGCCCAAATCCACCGTGAGCAAGCGCGTGGCCGAGCTCGAGGCCGGCCTGCAGGCGCGCCTGATCCATCGCACCTCACGCAGCTTCACCCTCACCGACGTCGGCCGCGACTTCTACGAGCATGCGCGCGCGGCGCTGATCGAAACCGAAGCCGCCGAGGCCAGCGTGCGCCGGCGCGTGGCCGAACCCAGCGGCCGCGTGCGCATCACCGCTTCGGTGCCCACCGCGCAGCTGTACCTGGCCGCGCAACTGCCGCGGCTGGCGCAACGCCATCCCAAGCTGCAGCTGCAGTTGGACGTCAGCGACCGTTTCGTCGACCTGGTGCAGGAGGGCTACGACATCGCCCTGCGCAGCCACTTCGCGCCGCTGCCGGATTCGGGTCTGGTGCAACGCGTGCTGACGGTGGAAACCGTGGTGCTGGTCGCCTCGCCGGGTTATCTGCAGGCGCAGGGAACGCCGGACGCGCCGGCGCGATTGACCGAACACGACGGCCTGCTCAGCGCCGCCGGTGCCGGCGTCTGGACCCTGCAGCATCGCGACGGCGGGCAGGCACAGGTCGCGCCGCGCGCACGCATGAGCGCCAACGAATCGGTCGCGCTGTTGCACGCCGCCAGCGCGGGACTGGGGATCGCCTGCCTGCCGCAGGGGTTCTGCGCTCAGGCGCTGGACGAGGGCCGGCTGCAGCGGGTGTTGCCGGACTGGCATGCGGGCCGGGTGACGACGACGCTGGTGATGCCGCATCGGCGCGGGCTGCTGCCCGGCGTGCGTGCGACGGTCGAGTTTCTCGCCGACTGCCTGCGCCAGGCCCCGGACGGCGCCGGGGCCGAGGGCTGA
- a CDS encoding ankyrin repeat domain-containing protein, translating to MKIRYPIRAGLYVALVVGLAAALLLGPAKASSDEGDALIAAVRAGRADTVRDLVGRGADIDAAVSGDGTALIQAARRRDAALVAELLRLGAKVDRSVRGDGNALIAAAAQADNLLVLRRLVEAGADVDAIVEDDETPLINAARSGDVRAVAYLVERGADVNLGVSVRAHAGAAPMWRSPLNQARTAAVRQYLVARGARR from the coding sequence ATGAAGATTCGCTATCCGATACGCGCCGGCTTGTACGTGGCGCTGGTCGTGGGTTTGGCCGCGGCGCTGTTGCTCGGCCCCGCCAAGGCGTCCTCCGACGAGGGCGATGCGCTGATCGCCGCGGTCAGGGCCGGCCGCGCCGATACCGTGCGCGACCTGGTCGGCCGCGGCGCCGACATCGACGCAGCGGTGTCCGGCGACGGCACCGCTTTGATCCAGGCCGCGCGCCGTCGCGATGCGGCCCTGGTCGCCGAACTGCTGCGACTGGGCGCCAAGGTCGACCGCAGCGTGCGCGGCGACGGCAACGCCCTGATCGCGGCCGCCGCGCAAGCCGACAATCTGCTCGTGCTGCGGCGCTTGGTCGAGGCCGGCGCCGACGTCGACGCCATCGTCGAGGACGACGAGACGCCGCTGATCAACGCCGCGCGCAGCGGCGACGTGCGCGCGGTCGCGTACCTGGTCGAACGCGGCGCCGACGTGAATCTGGGCGTGTCGGTGCGCGCCCATGCGGGCGCGGCGCCGATGTGGCGTTCGCCCTTGAACCAGGCGCGCACCGCGGCGGTGCGTCAGTACCTGGTCGCGCGCGGCGCGCGCCGCTGA
- a CDS encoding sigma-70 family RNA polymerase sigma factor gives MARARAGDERAFRGLVEAHARPLFQLCFRITRDAALAEDAVQEAFYKAWRGLAGYDGRAAFSTWLHRIAVNAALEQLRRDARHRQDANATLAAADEDEGADVLAALPDDAPDPEARASGVQIGLRIDRQMQRLSPSERAAFVLRHWEGEPLERIAETLGMNTGQCKQAIFRAVRKLRDALETLR, from the coding sequence GTGGCCAGGGCGCGCGCGGGCGACGAGCGCGCGTTCCGCGGGCTGGTCGAGGCGCATGCGCGGCCGCTGTTCCAGCTGTGTTTCCGCATCACCCGCGACGCCGCCCTGGCCGAGGACGCGGTGCAGGAGGCGTTCTACAAGGCCTGGCGCGGGCTGGCCGGCTACGACGGCCGCGCCGCGTTCTCGACCTGGCTGCACCGGATCGCGGTCAACGCCGCGCTGGAGCAACTGCGCCGCGACGCCCGCCACCGCCAGGACGCCAACGCGACCCTGGCGGCCGCCGACGAGGACGAGGGCGCGGATGTGCTGGCGGCGCTGCCCGACGACGCGCCCGATCCTGAAGCGCGCGCGTCCGGCGTGCAGATCGGTCTGCGCATCGACCGCCAGATGCAGCGCCTGAGTCCGTCCGAACGCGCCGCGTTCGTCCTGCGCCACTGGGAGGGCGAGCCGCTGGAGCGGATCGCCGAGACCCTGGGCATGAACACCGGCCAGTGCAAGCAGGCCATCTTCCGCGCCGTGCGCAAGTTGCGCGACGCGCTGGAAACCTTGAGGTAA
- a CDS encoding DUF5916 domain-containing protein — MLSLGLCASAQAAIVVDGKLDEPEWEQARRYRDFKVTEPFRLDAPAPGSSTQARLLSTPDGIAVAFELEQSAAFARVKPRLERDQNRVADRVNVSIDFDGDGRGAYSFSVDLSGSVQDGVIANENLTNLDWDTDWSWAVSESADGWQAELLIPWSVATMRGTDTATRKVNVYFSRTLGSNGERQAYPALSPSRGRFVSGFETIEIPQYRKSLLHIWPYLTANHDLIGQRTRYNAGVDVFWKPSPGFQLSATVNPDFGQVESDDLVINFDAVETFYSDRRPFFTENQSIFDLTTPDSGRLIHTRRIGAEADDGSGASDIDVALKLNGSVGALGYGLLAASEDGEAGRDFYAARLQYPLRPGLNLGWLGSLVQRPYRDREAQVQALDLSWKPNPRLIVNAQALGSFIEQAGRRSDDSGAWLRVNWTPSDRWRYELEATHFGRRLDFNDLGFQRRASLNELELTAVYLHRIQDAASRLGSTRWTAELQARGNDSGDRLPTYLLLGADLNFRSGDLVYLEASLIGAGWDDLISRGNGLWRRSGRYDAEAGYVSRRYGDWSLTASASLVPRGLSARPTQEWVLGANWYPDEAFNASFEFGPDRGEDWLIWEGGRDFGRYARRGDFASLGLSWFPGRRHELRLKSEWVAVRGSRGQRYRLQPNGQLSASGEARPDFDVNNFGLQLRYRYLLGPQSDVFLAYSRGGYRRQERDGVGGGELFDDALGLRDADQLLAKIRYRF, encoded by the coding sequence GTGTTGTCGCTGGGTTTGTGCGCGAGCGCGCAGGCGGCGATCGTGGTCGACGGCAAGCTCGACGAGCCCGAGTGGGAGCAGGCGCGCCGTTACCGCGACTTCAAGGTCACCGAGCCGTTCCGTCTGGACGCGCCGGCGCCGGGTTCCTCCACCCAGGCGCGGCTGCTGTCCACGCCCGACGGCATCGCGGTGGCGTTCGAGCTGGAGCAGTCGGCGGCGTTCGCGCGGGTCAAGCCGCGCCTGGAACGCGACCAGAACCGCGTCGCCGACCGCGTCAACGTGAGCATCGATTTCGACGGCGACGGCCGCGGCGCCTACAGCTTCAGCGTCGACCTGTCCGGCTCGGTGCAGGATGGCGTGATCGCCAACGAGAATCTGACCAACCTGGACTGGGACACCGACTGGTCCTGGGCGGTCAGCGAAAGCGCGGACGGTTGGCAGGCCGAACTGCTGATCCCGTGGTCGGTGGCGACCATGCGCGGCACCGACACCGCCACGCGCAAGGTCAACGTCTATTTCAGCCGCACCCTGGGCAGCAACGGCGAGCGTCAGGCTTATCCGGCGCTGTCGCCCTCGCGCGGGCGCTTCGTGTCCGGCTTCGAGACCATCGAGATTCCGCAGTACCGCAAATCGCTGCTGCATATCTGGCCTTACCTGACCGCCAACCACGACCTGATCGGCCAGCGCACACGCTACAACGCCGGCGTCGACGTGTTCTGGAAGCCGTCGCCGGGTTTCCAGCTCAGCGCCACGGTCAATCCGGATTTCGGCCAGGTCGAATCCGACGATCTGGTGATCAACTTCGACGCGGTGGAAACCTTCTACAGCGACCGCCGCCCGTTCTTCACCGAGAACCAGAGCATCTTCGACCTGACCACGCCCGACTCGGGCCGCTTGATCCACACCCGCCGCATCGGCGCGGAGGCCGACGACGGTTCCGGCGCCAGCGACATCGACGTCGCGCTCAAGCTCAACGGCTCCGTCGGCGCATTGGGTTACGGACTGCTCGCCGCCAGCGAGGATGGCGAAGCCGGCCGCGACTTCTACGCCGCGCGCCTGCAGTATCCGCTGCGGCCCGGCCTCAACCTGGGCTGGCTGGGCAGCCTGGTGCAGCGGCCTTATCGCGATCGCGAGGCGCAGGTGCAGGCGCTGGACCTGAGCTGGAAACCCAACCCGCGCCTGATCGTCAACGCGCAGGCGTTGGGCAGTTTCATCGAGCAGGCCGGCCGGCGCAGCGACGACAGCGGCGCCTGGCTGCGCGTCAACTGGACGCCGTCGGACCGCTGGCGCTACGAACTGGAGGCCACCCATTTCGGCCGCCGCCTGGACTTCAACGACCTGGGCTTCCAGCGCCGCGCCAGCCTCAACGAACTGGAACTGACCGCGGTCTACCTGCACCGCATCCAGGACGCGGCCTCGCGCCTGGGCAGCACGCGCTGGACGGCCGAGCTGCAGGCGCGCGGCAACGACAGCGGCGACCGCCTGCCGACCTACCTGCTGCTGGGCGCCGACCTCAACTTCCGCAGCGGCGACCTGGTGTACCTGGAAGCCAGCCTGATCGGCGCCGGCTGGGACGATCTAATCTCGCGCGGCAACGGCCTGTGGCGGCGGTCGGGCCGTTACGATGCCGAGGCTGGCTACGTCAGCCGCCGCTACGGCGACTGGTCGCTGACCGCATCGGCGTCGTTGGTGCCGCGCGGGCTGAGCGCGCGGCCGACGCAGGAGTGGGTGCTGGGCGCGAACTGGTATCCCGACGAGGCCTTCAACGCCTCGTTCGAATTCGGTCCCGACCGCGGCGAGGACTGGCTGATCTGGGAGGGCGGGCGCGACTTCGGCCGCTACGCCCGGCGCGGCGACTTCGCCAGCCTGGGCCTGAGCTGGTTCCCGGGCCGTCGCCACGAGCTGCGCCTGAAGTCGGAATGGGTGGCGGTGCGCGGCAGCCGCGGCCAGCGCTACCGCCTGCAGCCCAATGGGCAGCTGAGCGCCAGCGGCGAGGCGCGGCCGGATTTCGACGTCAACAACTTCGGCCTGCAGCTGCGCTACCGCTACCTGCTGGGGCCGCAGTCGGACGTGTTCCTGGCGTACTCGCGCGGTGGCTACCGGCGCCAGGAACGCGACGGCGTCGGCGGCGGCGAGCTGTTCGACGACGCCCTGGGCCTGCGCGACGCCGACCAGCTGCTGGCCAAGATCCGCTACCGGTTCTAG
- a CDS encoding XVIPCD domain-containing protein, with product MGHSFEKETLGSGKQVTLVTWEDESPTEHGAKLQRKPWKDSDTRASVGFYDSTVEYMRNDWAAKFMRPQGFETPQGNVLLYHNKSSNTWHSTDALDIDHVTPWKEHFNALGVKTHAEAHMAYNDVSNLRMLPAVVNRARDSADNVLTTYGVNSPQWQEWVGERFGFDAKADHPKFDDERDLARRTKTTMEKEWSPDEGRKGLSFDAGVVGKWYESQLQKQYACTVEASNPDTGQKQQVHLFRCAASGQLCTRDALDIDHELPFEILAKEMMKHTQDGTATKANALDAYNETSNLRLVGRSVNSSHEFELNAEMEFRDKEKPMKRGEFDGWLVDDGGQLSPEMRKQIRELARSYEPGRPMLIKDAEHPDHNLYKLSMTGLSNTDIGKRMNGQELENAAGALAVSAKAAKLTSIDVIARSGDGSSLFAIQGDPRGVHSFGQVSTQVAVKQSIADSTQEAARLSHVQQQGQQQGQQQVKHPFTH from the coding sequence ATGGGACATAGCTTCGAAAAGGAAACGCTGGGCAGCGGCAAGCAGGTCACCCTGGTGACCTGGGAAGACGAGTCGCCGACCGAGCACGGCGCCAAGCTGCAGCGCAAGCCGTGGAAGGATTCGGACACCCGCGCCAGCGTGGGTTTCTACGATTCCACGGTCGAGTACATGCGCAACGACTGGGCGGCCAAGTTCATGCGCCCGCAGGGTTTCGAAACCCCGCAGGGCAACGTGCTGCTGTACCACAACAAAAGCAGCAACACCTGGCACAGCACCGACGCGCTGGACATCGACCACGTCACGCCGTGGAAGGAGCACTTCAACGCGCTGGGCGTGAAGACCCATGCCGAGGCGCACATGGCCTACAACGACGTCAGCAACCTGCGCATGCTGCCGGCGGTGGTGAACCGCGCGCGCGACAGCGCCGACAATGTCCTGACCACCTACGGCGTCAACTCCCCGCAGTGGCAGGAGTGGGTGGGCGAGCGTTTCGGCTTCGACGCCAAGGCCGACCATCCCAAGTTCGACGACGAACGCGATCTGGCCCGGCGCACCAAGACCACGATGGAAAAGGAGTGGTCGCCGGACGAGGGCCGAAAGGGCCTGAGCTTCGACGCGGGCGTGGTCGGCAAATGGTACGAATCGCAGCTGCAGAAGCAGTACGCCTGCACCGTGGAGGCGTCCAATCCGGACACCGGCCAGAAGCAGCAGGTGCACCTGTTCCGCTGCGCCGCGTCCGGCCAGCTGTGCACGCGCGACGCCCTGGACATCGACCACGAGCTGCCGTTCGAAATCCTGGCCAAGGAAATGATGAAGCACACCCAGGACGGCACGGCCACCAAGGCCAATGCGCTGGACGCCTACAACGAAACCAGCAACCTGCGGCTGGTCGGTCGCAGCGTCAACAGCTCGCACGAGTTCGAGCTCAACGCCGAGATGGAGTTCCGCGACAAGGAAAAGCCGATGAAGCGCGGCGAGTTCGACGGCTGGCTGGTCGACGACGGCGGCCAGCTCAGCCCGGAAATGCGCAAGCAGATCCGCGAGCTGGCGCGCAGCTACGAGCCCGGCCGGCCGATGCTGATCAAGGACGCCGAGCATCCGGACCACAACCTGTACAAGCTGTCCATGACCGGCCTGTCCAACACCGACATCGGCAAGCGCATGAACGGCCAGGAGCTGGAGAACGCGGCCGGCGCGCTGGCGGTGTCGGCCAAGGCCGCCAAGCTGACCTCGATCGACGTGATCGCGCGCAGCGGCGACGGCAGCTCGCTGTTCGCGATCCAGGGCGATCCGCGCGGCGTGCACAGCTTCGGCCAGGTGTCCACGCAGGTCGCGGTGAAGCAGTCGATCGCCGACAGCACCCAGGAAGCGGCGCGGCTCAGCCATGTGCAGCAGCAGGGCCAGCAACAGGGGCAGCAGCAGGTCAAGCATCCGTTTACGCACTGA
- a CDS encoding HNH/ENDO VII family nuclease: MHFDDVTLQGGHHVTLVSTDDLAPPQHGARLQNTRWTSNDTRDSLAFYDSTIEYMRNDWAFKNMHGQNIDTPHGRVALFHNATTDTWHSTDALDIDHATPWKQHCVNKGVTNQADAMRAYNDVGNLRMLPAVVNRARDSADLVYNTHGPNSPQWQKWVDDRLGFDPSVNRPGFDEDRDLARRHKTTMETPWSPDEGRKGLSFDARVAGKWYEAQLEQAYACSVQVKSPTTGKISEVPLFKCDASGQLLTRDALDIDHRVPFEILSKEMMQYAPDSGATKAHALDAYNETTNLRLVGRSANSGHEWELNREGQFRDDVVLKPLPGDYREDQLVASSSISAQVRATMQQTYGRTATMVEGGFGGLPPFVPPQQPQQQAPLLNDARHPDHPLYCNALKCVQDEYTRLPQQQQEVLASSVALLAKQNHMPDISRVVSHEGSLYAVRDHGFSGARDVVHHPEQALLNRTVQQNTQDIASVATPTQQSWQQAQQQHRGLVQ; this comes from the coding sequence ATGCATTTCGACGACGTAACCCTGCAGGGCGGACACCACGTCACCCTGGTCAGCACGGACGATCTGGCGCCGCCCCAGCACGGCGCCCGACTGCAAAACACGCGCTGGACCAGCAACGACACGCGCGATTCGCTGGCCTTCTACGACTCCACCATCGAGTACATGCGCAACGATTGGGCGTTCAAGAACATGCACGGGCAGAACATCGACACGCCGCACGGGCGGGTCGCGCTGTTCCACAACGCCACCACCGACACCTGGCACAGCACCGACGCGCTGGACATCGACCACGCCACGCCGTGGAAGCAGCACTGCGTCAACAAGGGCGTGACCAACCAGGCCGACGCCATGCGCGCCTACAACGACGTCGGCAACCTGCGCATGCTGCCGGCGGTGGTCAATCGCGCGCGCGACAGCGCCGACTTGGTCTACAACACGCACGGGCCCAACTCGCCGCAATGGCAGAAATGGGTCGACGATCGCCTGGGTTTCGATCCCAGCGTCAACCGCCCCGGCTTCGACGAGGACCGCGACCTGGCGCGCCGCCACAAGACCACCATGGAAACGCCGTGGTCGCCGGACGAAGGCCGCAAGGGCCTGAGCTTCGATGCGCGCGTCGCCGGCAAGTGGTACGAAGCGCAGCTGGAGCAGGCCTATGCCTGCTCGGTGCAGGTCAAGAGCCCCACCACCGGCAAGATCAGCGAGGTGCCGCTGTTCAAATGCGACGCCTCCGGCCAGTTGCTCACGCGCGACGCCCTGGACATCGATCATCGCGTGCCGTTCGAGATCCTGTCCAAGGAGATGATGCAGTACGCGCCCGACAGCGGCGCCACCAAGGCCCATGCGCTGGACGCCTACAACGAAACCACCAACCTGCGCCTGGTCGGCCGCAGCGCGAACAGCGGTCACGAGTGGGAGCTCAACCGCGAGGGCCAGTTCCGCGACGACGTAGTGCTCAAGCCCTTGCCCGGCGACTACCGCGAGGACCAACTGGTGGCGTCCAGCAGCATCAGCGCCCAGGTCCGCGCGACCATGCAGCAGACCTACGGCCGCACCGCCACCATGGTCGAGGGCGGCTTCGGCGGGCTGCCACCGTTCGTGCCGCCGCAGCAGCCGCAGCAACAGGCGCCGTTGCTCAACGACGCGCGCCATCCCGACCATCCGCTGTACTGCAACGCGCTCAAGTGCGTGCAGGACGAGTACACGCGTCTGCCGCAGCAGCAACAGGAGGTGCTGGCCTCGTCGGTGGCGCTGTTGGCCAAGCAGAACCATATGCCGGACATCTCGCGCGTGGTCAGCCACGAAGGCAGCCTGTACGCGGTGCGCGACCATGGCTTCAGCGGCGCGCGCGACGTGGTCCACCATCCCGAGCAGGCGCTGCTCAACCGCACCGTGCAGCAGAACACGCAGGACATCGCCAGCGTGGCCACGCCGACCCAGCAGAGCTGGCAGCAGGCGCAGCAGCAACATCGCGGTCTGGTGCAGTGA